From a single Vicinamibacteria bacterium genomic region:
- a CDS encoding protein kinase, whose product MAPPQVITSPETQLRYRIERLLGEGGFGQVYLGKRLGRSSAVPAIVCVKISRRIDGWLREAYFGQLLDGHPRAIRVFDTFPLIRPDGQVLYCLALEYAQQGDLRAFLDRTGKGWPESTARREIAGILQVLGKLHRGQMLHRDLTPLNVFVCDARCLKLGDFGIVRQQSDRRGITAGTMNPLTAPSEILAGAAPMWQARDDVYQVGQLLGMLLKGNARVRIRTHEIRLLPCSDQLKEIVYRCIGERRKRYESADELIEALRSRPAPLRVGVRRTLKGVHLTFTGILSKRRRDAVRAARRAGAIVHRGPSARTTVVVRGRPNPQQAAGRDAGLKLMEIKRLREKGFRITLLNEAQFWRLVGRR is encoded by the coding sequence TCTATCTGGGCAAGCGGCTGGGGCGCTCATCGGCAGTTCCCGCCATCGTCTGCGTCAAGATCAGTCGACGCATAGACGGATGGCTGCGCGAGGCGTACTTCGGGCAGTTGCTGGATGGACATCCACGGGCCATCCGCGTCTTCGATACCTTTCCGCTGATACGCCCGGACGGCCAGGTCCTGTACTGCCTCGCCCTGGAGTACGCGCAGCAGGGCGACCTGAGGGCTTTTCTGGACCGCACGGGCAAGGGGTGGCCGGAATCCACCGCGCGCCGTGAGATTGCCGGCATCCTACAGGTGCTTGGAAAGCTGCACCGGGGGCAGATGCTCCACCGAGACCTCACACCGCTGAACGTGTTCGTCTGCGACGCCCGGTGCCTGAAGCTCGGGGACTTCGGGATCGTCCGCCAGCAGAGCGACCGCCGAGGGATCACGGCCGGCACCATGAACCCGCTGACGGCCCCGAGCGAAATTCTTGCTGGGGCCGCTCCCATGTGGCAGGCGCGCGATGACGTGTACCAGGTGGGGCAGCTCCTGGGCATGCTGTTGAAGGGGAACGCCCGGGTGCGAATACGCACCCACGAAATCCGGCTTCTCCCCTGCAGCGATCAACTGAAGGAGATCGTCTACCGCTGCATCGGCGAGCGGCGGAAGCGCTACGAGAGCGCCGACGAGTTGATCGAGGCCCTCCGCAGCCGCCCCGCTCCCTTGAGGGTCGGCGTGCGGCGCACGCTCAAGGGAGTGCATCTCACCTTTACGGGCATCCTAAGCAAGCGCCGTCGCGACGCCGTCCGCGCGGCCCGGCGCGCGGGGGCCATCGTCCATCGGGGACCCTCGGCGCGGACGACGGTGGTCGTACGCGGGCGGCCCAATCCGCAGCAGGCTGCCGGGCGGGACGCAGGCCTTAAGCTGATGGAAATTAAGCGATTGCGCGAGAAGGGATTCCGTATAACCCTCCTCAACGAGGCTCAGTTCTGGCGGCTTGTCGGTCGACGTTGA
- a CDS encoding lipocalin-like domain-containing protein, with product MSKKRTSKPTRPLVGTWRLTALKARTPSGETTYPWGRAVGGRLTYSSNGQMSVQIMKANRLPFSSEDLEGGTAEEVQAAFDGYHAYFGTFSYDGRARTVTHRIEGSLFPNWIGHDQTRSVKLSTRGLTLTSSPILFGGQEVVFLAVWGRIR from the coding sequence ATGAGCAAGAAACGGACTTCGAAGCCGACAAGACCTCTCGTCGGCACGTGGCGGCTCACGGCCCTGAAGGCACGCACACCGTCCGGCGAGACCACGTATCCGTGGGGACGTGCTGTCGGGGGCCGTCTGACCTACTCCTCGAACGGCCAGATGTCCGTACAGATCATGAAGGCCAATCGACTTCCCTTCTCATCGGAAGACCTCGAGGGGGGCACCGCCGAGGAGGTCCAAGCGGCCTTCGACGGATACCACGCCTACTTTGGGACATTCTCCTATGATGGACGGGCGCGCACCGTGACCCACCGAATCGAAGGTAGCCTCTTCCCGAACTGGATAGGACACGACCAGACGCGCTCGGTGAAGCTGTCGACGAGAGGCTTGACCCTCACCTCCTCGCCCATTCTGTTCGGCGGCCAGGAGGTGGTCTTCCTGGCCGTCTGGGGCAGGATTAGGTAA
- a CDS encoding DEAD/DEAH box helicase: MSSLLSFHPAVQSWFARRFGEPTPPQREGWPLIREGRHTLIAAPTGSGKTLAAFLSAIDSLLRQEPPLPDQTQVLYVSPLRALSNDVQKNLEGPLAEIAAADPLLPTVRVLVRTGDTPAGQRAAMARRPPHILVTTPESLYILLTSQAGRGMMATVRTVIVDEIHALVRDKRGSHLALSLERLQALTRRPLQRVGLSATQKPLDEVGRFLVGAERECALVDAGTFRELDLAVEVPPSPLTTVCSHEQWEEIYARMADLIRGHRTTLVFVNTRKMAERIAAQLTRLLGEDAVSSHHGSLSRERRLDAEQRLKAGRLRALVATASLELGIDIGEVDLVIQVGATRSIATFLQRVGRAGHALTRVPKGRFFPLTLDELVEGAALLRCVRRGILDRTPLPPRPLDILAQQIVAACVSEPWDEADLFATLRRAWPYRDLSPAEFEQVVHLHAEGRRALLHRDGQTGRIRATRRARLPAIMSGGAIPDTADYQVRLEPEGTLVGTVNEDWAVESNRGDIFQLGNASWRVLRIEQGIVRVADARGQPPSLPFWLGEAPGRTRELSAEIAALREECGDCGQEPVTFLQSECGAALPEGAARQIADYVEAGRCALGAVPTQKRVILERFFDESGGTQLVVHAPFGSRINRAWGLALRKRFCVGFGFELQAAANEEAIVLSLGPQHSFELETVFDYLHPASAREVLVQALLAAPMFPTRWRWNAQRSLLLERSRNGKRVPPPLLRMRADDLLAAAFPAALACPETLPAGPIEVPTEHPIVRQTVEDCLTEAMDVEGFLDVLRGLRDGTIERRTADTAEPSAFARGILAAQPYSFLDDAPLEERRTQAVMARRVLDIRTANELGALDPEAIARVREEAWPQPQDAEEVHETLLWIGYITVEEGRGWRPWLDELAATGRAVCEGDRWRAAEASRDPRAVLRGRLEALGPVFSDDPLLLELEAEGSVMRTRIDARQAWCDRRLLARIQRYTLDRLRREIEPVTAAEFLRFLACWQHADPQDRLEGPGGVAEVVRQLAGFEVPAALWEASVLPARIRGYQRQWLDQVTLSGEVMWLRLWASTPLVLRRTPIALVRREDLEPWLTLSTLAGGRAAEPEGTVREVAEALARRGASFFPELLRVTALPLQYLQANLTDLVVQGRVTCDSFGGFRWLMVSAGRGRSQGDAAGRWSVLPAGVPATAPPAEFVVRQLLRRTGVIFRKTLAREKQPLPWRELARTCRLMEARGELRGGRFVAGFDGEQYALPEAVTLLRAVRKRPPSGATPVSVSAADPLNFQGILTPEERISPIGGRLVKVG; this comes from the coding sequence GTGAGCTCCCTGCTTTCGTTCCACCCCGCGGTTCAAAGCTGGTTCGCGCGCCGCTTTGGCGAACCCACTCCCCCACAGCGCGAGGGCTGGCCACTCATCCGCGAGGGCCGACACACCCTGATCGCCGCCCCCACGGGCTCCGGCAAGACGCTGGCGGCTTTCCTTTCCGCCATCGATTCGCTGCTGCGTCAGGAGCCCCCCCTCCCCGACCAGACCCAGGTCCTGTACGTCTCCCCGCTGCGCGCTCTCTCAAACGACGTGCAAAAGAACCTGGAAGGCCCCCTCGCCGAGATCGCGGCCGCCGACCCCCTCTTGCCCACCGTCCGCGTGCTCGTGAGAACGGGCGACACGCCCGCCGGGCAGCGCGCGGCCATGGCCCGCCGGCCCCCCCACATCCTGGTCACGACGCCGGAGTCACTCTACATCCTGCTCACCAGCCAAGCCGGGCGGGGAATGATGGCCACTGTCCGGACGGTGATCGTCGACGAGATCCACGCCCTCGTGCGCGACAAGCGGGGAAGCCATCTGGCCCTCTCCCTCGAGCGCCTACAGGCCTTGACGCGGCGCCCCCTCCAGCGCGTGGGCCTTTCCGCCACCCAAAAGCCGCTGGACGAGGTGGGGCGGTTCCTGGTCGGAGCGGAACGCGAATGCGCCCTCGTCGACGCCGGGACCTTCCGCGAACTGGACCTGGCGGTGGAGGTACCGCCCTCGCCGCTTACCACCGTCTGCTCCCACGAGCAATGGGAAGAGATCTACGCGCGGATGGCGGACCTGATCCGAGGCCACCGCACCACCCTCGTCTTTGTGAACACGCGCAAGATGGCGGAGCGGATAGCGGCTCAGCTCACGAGGCTGCTGGGAGAGGACGCGGTCTCGAGCCACCACGGCAGTCTCTCGCGGGAGCGGCGGCTCGACGCCGAGCAGCGCCTCAAGGCGGGCCGATTGCGCGCTCTCGTCGCCACCGCTTCCCTGGAGCTGGGGATCGACATCGGCGAGGTCGACCTTGTGATCCAGGTCGGCGCCACGCGGTCCATTGCGACATTTCTGCAACGCGTGGGCCGGGCGGGGCATGCCTTGACCCGCGTACCGAAAGGGCGGTTCTTCCCCTTGACCCTGGACGAACTGGTGGAAGGGGCGGCCCTCCTCCGCTGCGTTCGCCGGGGCATTCTTGACCGCACCCCGTTGCCGCCGCGGCCCCTCGACATTCTGGCCCAGCAGATTGTGGCCGCCTGCGTCTCCGAGCCCTGGGACGAGGCAGACCTATTCGCGACCCTCCGGCGGGCCTGGCCCTATCGCGACCTCTCGCCCGCGGAGTTCGAGCAGGTCGTCCACCTTCATGCCGAGGGTCGGCGGGCGCTCCTGCATCGTGATGGCCAGACCGGCCGGATCCGGGCCACCCGGCGGGCCCGGCTCCCCGCCATCATGTCGGGGGGCGCCATCCCCGACACCGCCGACTACCAGGTCCGGCTCGAGCCCGAGGGCACCCTCGTGGGCACCGTGAACGAGGACTGGGCGGTGGAGTCGAATCGGGGCGACATCTTCCAACTCGGCAACGCGTCTTGGCGGGTTCTCCGGATAGAGCAGGGGATCGTGCGGGTCGCCGACGCCCGGGGCCAGCCCCCCTCTCTTCCTTTCTGGCTCGGCGAGGCGCCCGGGCGGACGCGCGAGCTCTCGGCCGAGATCGCGGCTCTGCGCGAGGAGTGCGGGGACTGCGGCCAGGAGCCGGTCACGTTCCTGCAATCCGAGTGCGGCGCCGCCCTCCCCGAAGGGGCGGCGCGACAGATAGCCGACTACGTGGAGGCCGGACGGTGCGCCCTGGGGGCGGTGCCCACCCAGAAGCGGGTGATCCTCGAGCGTTTCTTCGATGAGAGCGGCGGAACGCAGCTGGTCGTCCACGCCCCCTTCGGCTCACGCATCAACCGGGCGTGGGGCTTGGCCTTGCGCAAACGCTTTTGCGTGGGGTTCGGTTTCGAGCTACAGGCCGCTGCCAACGAAGAGGCGATCGTCCTTTCTCTCGGTCCCCAGCACAGTTTCGAACTGGAGACCGTGTTCGACTACCTCCATCCCGCGAGCGCGCGCGAGGTGCTCGTCCAGGCTCTTCTGGCGGCCCCGATGTTCCCCACCCGCTGGCGGTGGAACGCCCAGCGGTCGCTCCTGCTGGAGCGGTCTCGCAACGGGAAGAGGGTTCCCCCTCCCCTGCTGCGCATGCGGGCCGACGACCTGCTGGCCGCCGCCTTCCCCGCGGCCCTCGCCTGCCCCGAGACCCTGCCCGCGGGACCCATCGAGGTGCCCACCGAACATCCGATCGTGCGCCAGACGGTCGAGGATTGCCTGACCGAGGCCATGGACGTGGAGGGTTTTCTGGACGTGCTCCGCGGGCTCCGCGACGGCACCATCGAGCGGCGAACCGCGGACACCGCGGAGCCTTCGGCCTTCGCCCGCGGGATCCTGGCCGCCCAGCCGTATTCATTCCTCGACGACGCTCCCCTCGAGGAGCGCCGGACACAGGCGGTGATGGCCCGCCGGGTCCTGGACATCCGTACCGCGAACGAGCTGGGCGCGCTCGATCCCGAGGCTATCGCGAGGGTGCGCGAGGAGGCCTGGCCACAGCCGCAGGACGCAGAAGAGGTCCACGAGACTCTCCTTTGGATCGGCTACATCACGGTCGAGGAGGGTCGGGGCTGGCGGCCGTGGCTCGATGAGCTGGCCGCGACAGGGCGGGCAGTCTGCGAGGGAGATCGCTGGCGCGCGGCAGAGGCATCGCGTGACCCCAGGGCCGTCCTGCGCGGCCGGCTGGAGGCGCTGGGTCCGGTATTCAGCGACGATCCGCTCCTGCTCGAGCTCGAAGCCGAGGGCTCCGTCATGCGCACCCGCATCGACGCGCGCCAGGCCTGGTGCGACCGGCGCCTGCTCGCGCGCATCCAGCGCTACACCCTGGACCGCTTGCGTCGTGAGATCGAGCCCGTGACCGCGGCCGAGTTCCTGCGCTTCCTGGCCTGCTGGCAGCACGCGGACCCCCAGGACCGGTTGGAGGGGCCGGGGGGCGTGGCGGAGGTCGTGCGCCAGCTCGCCGGCTTCGAGGTTCCGGCTGCCCTCTGGGAGGCGAGCGTGCTGCCCGCCCGGATTCGTGGCTACCAACGCCAGTGGCTGGACCAGGTGACGCTCTCGGGCGAGGTGATGTGGCTGCGGCTGTGGGCCTCTACACCCCTCGTCCTCCGACGGACGCCGATCGCTCTCGTCCGGCGCGAGGACCTAGAGCCCTGGCTCACCCTCTCCACCCTGGCCGGCGGGCGGGCCGCCGAGCCGGAGGGGACGGTTCGAGAGGTGGCGGAGGCTCTGGCGCGGAGGGGCGCATCGTTCTTCCCGGAACTGCTCCGCGTGACGGCTCTCCCCCTTCAATACCTGCAGGCCAACCTGACCGATCTGGTCGTCCAGGGCCGCGTGACCTGCGACTCGTTCGGCGGCTTTCGCTGGCTGATGGTCTCCGCCGGGCGGGGTCGAAGCCAGGGGGACGCCGCGGGGCGCTGGAGCGTGCTCCCGGCGGGGGTCCCGGCCACGGCCCCCCCCGCGGAGTTCGTGGTCCGGCAACTCCTGAGACGCACCGGCGTCATCTTCCGAAAGACCCTGGCCCGGGAGAAACAGCCTCTCCCTTGGCGCGAGCTGGCGCGCACCTGTCGGCTCATGGAGGCTCGAGGCGAGCTCCGCGGCGGACGATTTGTCGCCGGCTTCGATGGGGAGCAATACGCTCTTCCGGAGGCGGTCACGCTCCTGCGTGCCGTTCGGAAGCGGCCTCCTTCGGGCGCGACGCCGGTGTCGGTGTCCGCCGCCGATCCCCTCAACTTCCAGGGCATTCTCACCCCCGAGGAGCGCATCTCCCCCATCGGCGGGAGACTGGTCAAGGTCGGCTAA
- a CDS encoding GNAT family N-acetyltransferase — MRKATTGDLGIIMHHRRSMFVDMGHRDPTSLNAMLATSEPLFRRGLENGSYQGWLAEASPGAVVAGGGIIILEFHSQPRDPRPRRAWIVNMYTEHAFRRRGLAKRLMDAMIVWCREEKLSSVFLHASEEGRPLYSSLGFTPTNEMRLDLT, encoded by the coding sequence ATGCGCAAGGCAACCACAGGCGACCTCGGGATCATCATGCACCATCGGAGGAGCATGTTCGTGGACATGGGCCACCGCGATCCCACGAGCCTGAACGCCATGCTCGCGACGTCGGAACCCCTTTTCAGGCGAGGCCTGGAGAATGGCTCGTATCAGGGATGGCTCGCGGAGGCTTCACCGGGCGCGGTTGTGGCGGGTGGGGGAATCATCATCTTGGAGTTCCATTCCCAACCTCGGGATCCGCGTCCGCGACGGGCTTGGATAGTGAACATGTACACCGAACACGCCTTTCGGCGCCGAGGCTTGGCCAAACGCCTGATGGACGCCATGATCGTCTGGTGTCGCGAGGAAAAGCTCAGCTCGGTTTTCTTGCACGCGAGCGAAGAGGGACGACCTCTTTACTCGTCGCTTGGTTTCACGCCCACCAACGAGATGCGGCTGGACCTGACTTGA